In a single window of the Dehalococcoidia bacterium genome:
- a CDS encoding phage major capsid protein — MKTNLTMKQLSEKIAEKSKLGHMAYEEAGADLDFSRVKCLGEGDTKGKVEKLQALNAELKDLNEDYQEMVKLTQGKDVIAKSYQPGEKATEQKAERKSIGELFMESQAYKQKGMVGRADIDLKTLFQSSAGWDPEATRIGRVSLYPTRPLSVLDFIPMGTTNMDTIRYMKESTFTNNAAEAAAGAVYGEAALALTETSDEVEKIAVWLPCTDEQLEDVAGIGAYLNQRLTYMIKAKLEAEVLEGTGTTPALWGAKSLASVQSQAKGADPAPDAYYKAFTLVRGTGFAEPSVLFINPNDWQETALLRTADGIYIMGNPTDPTPKVIWGVPVCVTTACTEATAITGDFTNFSMLFTKRGIDFKVTDSHDTYFAYGKQAVRADMRCSMVYFRDTAFCKITGV, encoded by the coding sequence ATGAAAACGAATCTGACCATGAAGCAACTCAGCGAGAAGATCGCTGAGAAATCCAAACTCGGACACATGGCCTATGAGGAAGCCGGGGCAGACCTGGACTTCTCAAGGGTGAAGTGCCTGGGAGAAGGTGATACCAAAGGCAAGGTCGAGAAGTTGCAGGCATTGAATGCCGAACTGAAAGACCTAAACGAAGACTATCAGGAGATGGTGAAGCTCACCCAGGGAAAAGACGTGATCGCCAAGTCCTACCAGCCCGGTGAGAAGGCGACTGAGCAGAAGGCCGAGAGAAAGAGCATCGGCGAACTGTTCATGGAGTCCCAAGCCTATAAACAGAAGGGCATGGTCGGCAGGGCTGACATCGACCTAAAGACGCTCTTTCAGAGTTCCGCTGGTTGGGACCCGGAAGCGACTCGAATCGGGCGCGTGTCCTTGTATCCCACAAGGCCACTGTCGGTGCTCGATTTCATCCCGATGGGAACCACCAATATGGACACCATCCGGTATATGAAGGAATCGACCTTTACGAACAACGCGGCTGAAGCGGCTGCGGGTGCTGTCTACGGTGAGGCAGCGCTGGCCCTGACCGAGACTTCTGACGAGGTGGAGAAGATCGCCGTTTGGTTGCCTTGCACAGACGAGCAACTTGAGGATGTGGCCGGAATCGGCGCTTACCTGAACCAGCGCCTGACCTACATGATCAAGGCGAAACTGGAAGCCGAAGTCCTTGAAGGAACCGGCACAACCCCGGCCCTGTGGGGCGCAAAGAGCCTCGCCTCGGTTCAGTCCCAGGCGAAGGGCGCTGACCCGGCACCGGATGCCTACTACAAGGCGTTTACGCTGGTCAGAGGAACCGGATTTGCGGAGCCGAGCGTGCTGTTCATCAATCCGAACGACTGGCAGGAAACCGCATTGCTGCGAACTGCCGATGGTATCTACATCATGGGGAACCCCACTGATCCGACTCCGAAAGTCATTTGGGGCGTGCCTGTTTGTGTGACCACGGCTTGCACCGAGGCAACCGCAATAACCGGCGACTTCACCAACTTCTCGATGCTGTTCACCAAGCGCGGCATCGACTTCAAAGTGACCGACAGCCATGACACCTACTTTGCATACGGCAAGCAGGCAGTCCGGGCCGATATGCGGTGCTCGATGGTGTACTTCAGGGATACGGCGTTCTGTAAGATTACCGGCGTTTGA